One genomic region from Gammaproteobacteria bacterium encodes:
- a CDS encoding formate/nitrite transporter family protein, with amino-acid sequence MNDKKDSQPASDVAANHHPGNHDPESITTERSLERESEDQHYIPVIVKRTDQSIRHPDDTLQQSINEGLEQLHRHTVSLTLSSVAAGMILGFTAMVVGVVASGMADVDQPTLVRLATALVYPLGFIICIISGTQLFTEHTATAVYPVLDRKAPFRSLLRLWIIVLIGNLIGAAFIAGLLTFADNIIQAKAGYIIVAHHLVSPATLDLIISGTLAGWLMALGGWLIMSTQATLSQIVCIYIVTFLIGMGGLHHSIAGSVEMFTAYFISDQFSLQQTARFIGLAVLGNLIGGSIFVAILNYGHIRKTQELEEH; translated from the coding sequence ATGAACGACAAAAAAGACAGCCAACCAGCCAGTGATGTCGCGGCCAATCACCATCCTGGCAATCATGATCCGGAATCAATCACCACCGAGCGCAGCCTTGAAAGGGAAAGCGAGGACCAGCATTATATCCCAGTCATCGTCAAGCGCACCGACCAGTCCATCCGCCACCCGGATGACACGCTGCAACAAAGTATTAATGAAGGCCTGGAGCAGCTGCATCGACACACGGTATCACTGACGCTGTCATCGGTTGCCGCCGGCATGATTCTGGGATTTACCGCCATGGTTGTGGGTGTTGTCGCTAGCGGCATGGCGGATGTCGACCAACCCACCCTGGTTCGGTTGGCCACCGCCCTGGTTTATCCGCTGGGCTTTATTATTTGCATCATCAGCGGCACACAACTGTTTACCGAACATACCGCCACAGCGGTCTATCCGGTACTCGATCGCAAGGCGCCCTTTCGGTCTTTGTTACGCCTGTGGATCATTGTGCTCATCGGAAATCTTATCGGCGCAGCCTTTATTGCCGGCCTGCTCACCTTTGCCGACAATATCATTCAGGCCAAGGCCGGTTACATTATCGTGGCCCATCATCTTGTCAGCCCCGCCACCCTGGATTTGATCATCAGCGGCACACTGGCAGGCTGGCTGATGGCACTGGGCGGTTGGCTGATAATGTCAACCCAAGCGACGCTCAGCCAGATCGTCTGCATCTATATTGTTACGTTTCTTATTGGGATGGGAGGTCTACACCATTCCATCGCCGGCTCGGTTGAGATGTTCACCGCATACTTCATATCTGACCAGTTCAGCCTACAACAGACAGCTCGCTTTATCGGTCTTGCGGTCTTGGGCAACCTGATCGGGGGAAGCATATTTGTCGCCATCCTCAACTATGGCCACATTCGTAAAACGCAGGAGCTGGAAGAGCACTAA
- a CDS encoding LysR family transcriptional regulator: MDIEQARTFLAITAHGSFLEAAKQLYLTQSTISARIRRLEEELGARLFTRNRNGASLTPAGRRFLGHAKRLVLTADQARDEVGLPDRYRASIRIGGRIALWEGILPQWVGWMRQRATDVVIRSEIGFEEDLMRRLIEGTLDIGLMYTPSHSPGLIVEHIFDETLIFVSTRPDDTEPGDDYVYVEWGPDFYARHAQSYPDFERPPQIANIGWLGIQLILANGGSCFLPARMATPFIASGQLYRVNHAPEYIQPAYMVYPRDSESPVIEQALEGLREQAKRV; encoded by the coding sequence ATGGACATCGAACAGGCCCGCACCTTTCTGGCGATCACTGCCCACGGCAGCTTCCTCGAGGCCGCCAAACAGTTGTATCTCACCCAGTCCACCATCAGCGCGCGCATCCGCCGACTGGAGGAGGAGCTCGGTGCGCGCCTGTTTACGCGCAACCGCAACGGCGCCAGCCTGACCCCCGCCGGCCGTCGTTTTCTTGGCCATGCCAAGCGCCTGGTGCTCACCGCTGACCAGGCCCGTGATGAGGTGGGGCTGCCCGATCGCTACCGTGCCAGCATTCGCATCGGCGGACGCATCGCCCTATGGGAAGGTATCCTGCCCCAATGGGTGGGCTGGATGCGGCAACGGGCCACCGATGTAGTGATCCGTAGCGAGATCGGATTTGAAGAAGACCTGATGCGCCGACTGATTGAAGGCACGCTGGATATTGGCCTGATGTACACCCCCAGCCACAGCCCCGGACTGATCGTCGAACACATCTTCGATGAGACCCTGATCTTCGTCAGCACCCGCCCCGACGATACTGAACCGGGTGACGACTATGTGTATGTCGAATGGGGGCCCGATTTTTATGCCCGGCATGCACAGAGCTACCCGGACTTTGAACGCCCCCCGCAGATCGCCAACATCGGCTGGCTCGGCATTCAGCTGATCCTCGCCAACGGCGGCAGCTGTTTCCTGCCCGCCCGCATGGCCACGCCCTTTATCGCCAGCGGCCAGCTCTACCGTGTCAACCACGCCCCTGAATATATCCAGCCCGCCTACATGGTCTATCCACGCGACAGCGAAAGCCCGGTTATCGAACAGGCGCTGGAAGGACTTCGGGAACAGGCCAAACGGGTGTAG
- a CDS encoding cytochrome c, giving the protein MTDCIHRGIKITAALLCGLLLSVSVTQAAERGEDIYKTYCWQCHGMQGDGMGINVPDMSVQPRDHTDSKEMSARSDEELFKAIKEGGRSIGKSLLMPAWEGVLSDDEIHELVRYLRELCKC; this is encoded by the coding sequence ATGACCGACTGTATTCATCGGGGGATAAAAATAACAGCAGCCCTGCTGTGTGGCTTGTTGCTGTCGGTGTCGGTAACGCAGGCCGCGGAGCGCGGAGAGGATATCTACAAGACCTATTGCTGGCAATGTCATGGTATGCAGGGCGACGGTATGGGAATCAATGTCCCGGATATGTCGGTACAGCCGCGGGACCATACGGACAGTAAAGAAATGTCTGCCCGTTCAGATGAGGAACTGTTTAAGGCCATCAAAGAAGGCGGGCGTTCCATCGGTAAATCCTTGCTGATGCCGGCCTGGGAGGGTGTGTTAAGTGATGATGAGATTCATGAATTAGTGCGTTATCTCAGAGAGCTGTGCAAATGCTAA
- a CDS encoding multicopper oxidase domain-containing protein yields the protein MMINTQVALAKTVKVKMVAKETTVEIDNKGTKYPAWTFDGAIPGKLVRVTEGDVVDFELVNPKSNKESHSMDFHAAEVDVLGEFAPVKPGETKHFTFTAKRAGVWMYHCGASVMAQHIARGMYGVIIVDPKEGYSDKFPKPDREYVLVQGQYFPDADNYKAMINNEGWAGSLINGKMFHYDPVHDPDASKVLQSKPGERVRVYFVNANINEPVAFHPIAGIWDRVYINGNPDNTLKDIATYNVAVSEASTFDIVSPADKPTNNAIVDHTMKAALRGAITVLMNKPDADADAGKGDNILIR from the coding sequence ATGATGATAAACACCCAGGTGGCGCTGGCCAAGACCGTTAAGGTAAAAATGGTGGCGAAGGAAACCACGGTCGAGATCGATAACAAGGGCACCAAATATCCTGCCTGGACCTTCGATGGCGCCATTCCGGGAAAACTGGTGCGCGTGACGGAAGGCGACGTTGTTGACTTCGAGCTGGTTAACCCGAAAAGCAATAAAGAATCCCACTCCATGGATTTTCATGCGGCCGAGGTTGATGTGCTGGGTGAGTTTGCACCGGTAAAGCCGGGTGAAACGAAGCATTTTACATTCACCGCCAAGCGTGCCGGTGTATGGATGTATCACTGCGGCGCCAGTGTGATGGCGCAGCATATCGCGCGCGGTATGTATGGTGTGATCATCGTCGATCCAAAAGAAGGGTATAGCGATAAATTTCCCAAACCGGATCGCGAGTACGTGCTGGTGCAGGGCCAGTATTTTCCCGATGCGGATAACTACAAGGCGATGATTAACAATGAAGGCTGGGCCGGCTCACTGATCAATGGCAAGATGTTCCATTACGATCCGGTGCACGATCCAGATGCATCCAAGGTGTTGCAGTCCAAGCCGGGTGAACGGGTGCGGGTCTATTTTGTTAATGCCAATATCAATGAGCCGGTGGCGTTCCATCCTATCGCCGGTATCTGGGATCGGGTTTATATCAACGGCAATCCCGACAATACGCTGAAGGACATCGCTACCTACAATGTCGCGGTATCCGAGGCGAGCACCTTTGACATTGTGTCGCCCGCAGACAAGCCCACCAACAACGCGATTGTGGATCACACCATGAAGGCGGCCCTGCGCGGTGCCATCACGGTGTTAATGAATAAGCCCGATGCCGATGCTGACGCCGGTAAGGGCGACAATATCCTGATTCGTTAG
- a CDS encoding ParA family protein, translating into MRTIMLLNAKGGCGKSTIASNLASYYAWEEEKAVAIVDFDPQRSSLEWLAARPADAPEIIGIDGTAAGAKVPRNIDVVIYDVPAGLRGTELTAMVRKAETLIIPVLPSPIDIRAAAHFIHELLLVGKVSRKQTKLAVVANRVRENTLVYHKLEKFLSSLKIPFVATLRDTQHYIHAEERGLGIFEMAPSSVAQDREQWEPLLKWLRSKRSLPQA; encoded by the coding sequence ATGCGCACCATTATGCTGTTAAACGCCAAGGGCGGTTGCGGGAAAAGCACCATTGCCAGCAACCTCGCCAGTTATTATGCCTGGGAGGAGGAAAAGGCGGTCGCCATCGTGGACTTTGATCCACAGCGCTCCAGCCTGGAATGGCTGGCGGCCCGCCCCGCCGATGCCCCCGAGATCATCGGCATCGACGGCACCGCGGCCGGCGCCAAGGTGCCGCGCAATATCGATGTGGTGATCTACGACGTACCCGCCGGGCTGCGCGGCACGGAGCTCACCGCCATGGTGCGCAAGGCCGAGACCCTGATCATTCCGGTGCTGCCCTCGCCCATCGACATCCGCGCCGCGGCGCACTTTATCCACGAGTTGCTGCTGGTGGGCAAGGTTTCCCGCAAGCAGACCAAACTGGCCGTGGTGGCCAATCGGGTGCGGGAGAACACCCTCGTCTATCACAAGCTGGAAAAATTTCTCAGCAGCCTGAAGATCCCCTTTGTCGCCACCCTGCGCGATACCCAGCACTATATTCACGCGGAGGAACGCGGCCTGGGCATCTTTGAGATGGCGCCCTCCAGCGTGGCGCAGGATCGTGAGCAGTGGGAACCCCTGCTGAAATGGCTGCGCAGCAAACGCAGCCTGCCGCAGGCCTGA
- a CDS encoding carboxypeptidase-like regulatory domain-containing protein: MKNAIMKNTAVQSSVMNDAVTKHTLIKPRLHLLLLLLALLLLAQAAWAQGVSVHGVVSDAAGQPVPGIVVSLFHPANGRSAPAYSDGQGRYILYAVPPLQAPYYIEAYWGERLIYRAPIQVQEEREWHIRLD, translated from the coding sequence ATGAAGAACGCCATTATGAAGAATACCGCTGTGCAGAGCAGTGTTATGAATGACGCCGTGACGAAGCACACCTTGATAAAGCCACGGCTTCACCTGCTGTTGCTGTTACTGGCGCTGTTGCTGCTGGCACAGGCTGCCTGGGCACAGGGGGTCAGTGTCCACGGCGTCGTCTCCGATGCCGCGGGCCAGCCGGTGCCGGGTATCGTCGTCTCGTTGTTTCATCCCGCCAATGGCCGCAGTGCGCCGGCCTATAGCGATGGTCAGGGTCGCTACATCCTCTATGCGGTGCCCCCACTGCAGGCGCCCTATTACATAGAGGCGTATTGGGGCGAGCGGCTGATCTACCGTGCGCCGATCCAGGTGCAGGAAGAGCGGGAATGGCACATCAGGCTTGATTGA
- a CDS encoding DsrE family protein, translating to MSINLKKFTRSVLLAGLVFGAATAVAETFSPAVDNVEPCPVNAAYPGKMSLDGSVMLGDVPTDMVIDAEFGAGAQAITQCLKERKKAKLVVRVDDTFRRDAFGAARFNAATYLSDIDKMINQYENTHAMKIGTDVDIRVVFSGTGAILATKAHPVFAGAAMRFNAANAAAIAAGTVQAMPVSPVNPYLSKIQQGMDAGIIFYLCQEASRSLGITMNNKVEGINFVPAAHAATADFIQDGYAIILP from the coding sequence ATGTCAATCAATCTTAAAAAATTCACCCGGTCTGTCCTGCTGGCCGGGCTTGTGTTCGGTGCAGCCACCGCGGTTGCGGAAACATTCAGCCCTGCCGTCGATAACGTCGAACCCTGTCCCGTCAACGCCGCCTATCCGGGGAAGATGTCCCTGGACGGTTCGGTGATGTTGGGTGATGTGCCGACCGACATGGTGATTGATGCGGAATTTGGCGCGGGTGCGCAGGCCATCACCCAGTGCCTGAAAGAGCGTAAAAAGGCAAAGCTGGTGGTGCGCGTGGATGATACCTTCCGCCGGGATGCCTTTGGTGCGGCCAGGTTCAATGCGGCAACCTATCTTTCCGATATCGATAAGATGATCAACCAGTACGAAAATACCCACGCGATGAAGATTGGTACCGATGTCGATATCCGCGTGGTGTTCAGTGGTACCGGCGCGATACTGGCCACCAAGGCACACCCGGTGTTTGCCGGCGCCGCGATGCGCTTTAATGCGGCCAACGCCGCGGCGATTGCCGCCGGTACGGTTCAGGCGATGCCGGTTAGCCCCGTAAATCCTTACCTCAGCAAAATCCAGCAAGGGATGGATGCAGGCATCATTTTCTATCTTTGTCAGGAGGCCTCACGCTCTCTGGGTATCACTATGAACAACAAGGTCGAAGGCATCAATTTTGTGCCTGCCGCCCATGCCGCCACCGCTGATTTTATTCAGGATGGCTACGCCATCATTCTGCCCTAG
- the ubiD gene encoding 4-hydroxy-3-polyprenylbenzoate decarboxylase, protein MKYQDLRDFIAKLEKRGLLKRIRQEVDPVLEMTEICDRTLRAGGPALLFENPRGSDIPVLGNLFGTPERVAMGMGEESVAALREVGKLLAFLKEPEPPKGMKDAWEKMPVFRQVLNMAPRVVKKAPCQEVIVEGDAVDLADLPIQTCWPGDAGPLITWGLVVTRGPHKERQNLGIYRQQVIGRNQVIMRWLAHRGGALDFRDWCEQRPGERFPLAVALGADPATILAAVTPVPDALSEYGFAGLLRGSKTEVVKCLGSDLQVPASAEFVLEGYLEQGVVAEEGPFGDHTGYYNEVDSFPVFTIERITHRHNPIYHSTYTGRPPDEPAILGVALNEVFVPILQKQFPEIVDFYLPPEGCSYRWACVSMKKQYPGHAKRVMLGVWSFLRQFMYTKFVVVCDEDVNIRNWEDVIWAMTTRMDPARDTTIIEHTPIDYLDFASPVSGLGSKMGFDATNKWPGETHREWGKPIEMSEEIRQKVDMLWESLEIDGPG, encoded by the coding sequence ATGAAATATCAAGACCTTCGCGACTTTATTGCCAAACTGGAAAAGCGCGGTTTGCTCAAGCGCATCCGTCAGGAGGTGGATCCCGTGCTGGAGATGACGGAGATCTGCGACCGGACGCTGCGGGCGGGCGGCCCGGCGCTGCTGTTTGAAAACCCCCGGGGCTCGGATATTCCGGTGCTGGGCAATCTGTTCGGCACCCCGGAACGGGTGGCGATGGGCATGGGCGAGGAGTCGGTGGCGGCGCTGCGTGAGGTGGGCAAGCTGCTGGCCTTTCTGAAGGAACCGGAGCCGCCCAAGGGTATGAAGGATGCCTGGGAGAAGATGCCGGTGTTCCGCCAGGTGCTGAACATGGCGCCCCGGGTGGTGAAGAAGGCCCCCTGTCAGGAGGTAATAGTAGAAGGTGATGCGGTGGATCTGGCCGACCTGCCCATCCAGACCTGCTGGCCGGGGGATGCCGGGCCGCTGATCACCTGGGGTCTGGTTGTGACCCGGGGGCCGCACAAGGAGCGGCAGAATCTCGGCATCTACCGCCAGCAGGTGATCGGCCGCAACCAGGTGATCATGCGCTGGCTGGCCCACCGGGGCGGGGCGCTGGATTTTCGGGACTGGTGCGAGCAGCGCCCCGGCGAGCGCTTCCCCCTCGCGGTGGCCCTGGGCGCCGACCCAGCGACGATTCTGGCGGCGGTGACCCCGGTGCCCGACGCCCTCTCCGAATATGGTTTTGCCGGCCTGCTGCGCGGCTCGAAGACCGAGGTGGTGAAGTGCCTGGGCAGCGATCTACAGGTGCCGGCCTCGGCGGAGTTCGTGCTGGAGGGTTATCTGGAGCAGGGCGTGGTGGCCGAGGAGGGCCCGTTTGGCGACCACACTGGCTATTACAACGAGGTGGATAGCTTCCCGGTGTTCACTATCGAGCGCATCACCCACCGCCACAACCCCATCTACCACAGCACCTATACCGGGCGGCCGCCGGACGAGCCGGCCATTCTGGGCGTGGCGCTGAACGAGGTGTTCGTGCCCATCCTGCAGAAGCAGTTTCCGGAGATTGTGGACTTTTACCTGCCGCCAGAGGGCTGCTCCTACCGCTGGGCCTGTGTGAGCATGAAGAAACAGTATCCCGGCCATGCCAAGCGGGTGATGCTGGGGGTGTGGTCCTTTTTGCGCCAGTTCATGTACACCAAGTTTGTGGTGGTCTGCGATGAGGATGTGAATATCCGTAACTGGGAGGACGTGATCTGGGCCATGACCACGCGCATGGACCCGGCCCGGGACACCACCATCATCGAGCACACGCCCATCGATTACCTGGATTTCGCCTCACCGGTCAGCGGGCTGGGCTCGAAGATGGGCTTTGACGCCACCAATAAGTGGCCGGGTGAGACTCACCGGGAGTGGGGGAAACCCATTGAAATGTCTGAAGAAATTAGGCAAAAAGTCGATATGCTGTGGGAATCACTGGAAATCGACGGCCCGGGCTAG
- a CDS encoding TusE/DsrC/DsvC family sulfur relay protein: MQTDIQAARDNEGYIVNPDDWNENLARKLAAEEQLELTDEYWPILCFMRNYWQEHTVAPDVRHVIKHLVEIHGFDKKAAKQHLFQLFPYGYVKQSCKIAGMQRPRGWSTG, encoded by the coding sequence ATGCAAACCGATATCCAGGCCGCACGTGATAACGAAGGCTATATCGTCAATCCCGATGACTGGAACGAAAACCTGGCCCGCAAACTGGCCGCCGAGGAGCAGCTGGAACTGACAGACGAGTACTGGCCCATCCTCTGCTTCATGCGCAACTACTGGCAGGAACACACCGTCGCGCCCGATGTGCGGCATGTGATCAAACACCTGGTTGAGATCCACGGCTTTGACAAAAAGGCCGCCAAGCAACACCTCTTCCAGCTGTTCCCCTACGGCTATGTCAAACAGTCCTGCAAGATTGCCGGCATGCAGCGGCCGCGCGGCTGGAGCACTGGCTGA
- a CDS encoding DedA family protein, translating into MENLLADYGYLAILIGTFLEGETVLVLGAVAAQLGYLELAGVMAAGFTGTVAGDQLYFFLGRRHGQSALRRYPRWQGRADRVFSLLQRYGAWVIVGYRFLYGLRTVAAFVIGTSPIGTAKFIVFSLAGALVWTLTVASAGYLFGQAIELVIGDIKRYELALLGTIAAIATLVWLIYLYRGWRQR; encoded by the coding sequence ATGGAAAACCTGCTCGCAGACTACGGCTACCTCGCCATCCTGATTGGCACCTTCCTTGAAGGCGAGACGGTGCTAGTGCTCGGCGCCGTCGCCGCACAGCTGGGTTACCTGGAGCTTGCCGGGGTGATGGCAGCGGGCTTCACCGGCACCGTGGCCGGAGATCAGTTGTATTTCTTCCTGGGCAGGCGCCACGGGCAATCCGCCCTGAGACGCTACCCGCGCTGGCAGGGCCGCGCGGACAGGGTGTTCAGCCTGTTACAGCGCTACGGCGCATGGGTGATTGTGGGCTATCGCTTTCTCTACGGCTTGCGGACCGTGGCGGCATTTGTGATCGGCACGAGCCCCATAGGCACGGCGAAATTCATTGTGTTCAGTCTCGCCGGCGCCCTGGTCTGGACGCTGACCGTGGCCAGCGCCGGCTATCTGTTCGGCCAGGCGATCGAGTTGGTGATCGGTGATATCAAGCGCTATGAGCTTGCGCTGCTGGGTACTATTGCCGCGATCGCCACCCTGGTGTGGCTGATCTATCTGTATCGTGGGTGGCGCCAGCGCTAA
- a CDS encoding c-type cytochrome, with translation MAAFSSTVLAANGEAILRDRCIQCHALDEGGPENLQALWAQKGPNLSYAGNKYKQAWMEQWLTAPVRIRPAGMFYGNHIKPGSERDQIDTTTLVDHVSLGADEAKAVAEALMKYTAKAELIEAGAYKPGTISLSMGDMMFIKFRGCSSCHRIEPGYGGVSGPEVYTAALRLQEDYMISFLKDPQAWSPLTFMPQFHLKEKDLQKFVHYFRALAGEKKQ, from the coding sequence ATGGCAGCGTTCAGCTCTACGGTGCTGGCGGCGAATGGTGAAGCGATACTGCGCGACCGTTGTATACAGTGTCACGCGCTTGATGAGGGGGGTCCGGAAAATCTACAGGCATTGTGGGCCCAGAAGGGGCCGAATCTTTCCTATGCCGGTAATAAATACAAGCAGGCGTGGATGGAACAGTGGTTAACGGCGCCGGTGCGCATACGCCCTGCAGGAATGTTTTACGGCAACCACATCAAGCCGGGATCGGAACGGGATCAGATTGATACCACTACCCTGGTCGATCATGTGTCACTTGGCGCGGACGAGGCCAAAGCGGTGGCGGAGGCCCTGATGAAATACACGGCGAAAGCTGAACTTATCGAAGCGGGCGCCTATAAGCCGGGCACGATTTCGCTGAGCATGGGCGACATGATGTTCATTAAATTCCGCGGCTGTTCAAGTTGCCATAGGATCGAGCCAGGCTATGGTGGCGTCAGCGGGCCGGAGGTGTATACCGCCGCCCTGCGCCTGCAGGAAGACTACATGATCAGCTTTCTGAAAGACCCCCAGGCATGGTCGCCATTAACCTTTATGCCCCAATTTCACCTGAAGGAAAAAGACCTGCAGAAGTTTGTGCACTATTTTCGTGCGCTGGCCGGGGAGAAAAAACAATGA
- a CDS encoding multicopper oxidase domain-containing protein, protein MTIEEVTVKVAPSLDYKVFGFNGQVPGPLIHVQEGDDVIVNVMNNTSMPHTIHWHGIHQKGSWRSDGVPGVTQKQIEAGESYVYRFKAERIGTLWYHCHVNVNEHVGVRGMWGPLIVDPKNPLPIEKRVTKDVIMMMSTWESSVADKYGEGGTPMDVADYFSVNGKSFPLTQPLRIKKGDVVRIRFFGAGGAVHSMHSHGHDMLVTHKDGLPLDNPYYADTVLLGPGERYDVIIEADNPGRFIFHDHVDAHVTAGGKHPGGPITIIEYDGVEMDDWYVWKDKQYDPNFFYSESLKKGYGMFDHSGFKGKAASRGLRGR, encoded by the coding sequence ATGACCATCGAGGAGGTCACGGTGAAGGTGGCTCCCAGTCTGGATTACAAGGTATTCGGTTTTAACGGGCAGGTTCCGGGTCCGCTGATTCATGTCCAGGAGGGTGACGATGTGATCGTCAATGTCATGAACAACACCTCGATGCCGCACACCATCCATTGGCATGGCATTCATCAGAAGGGTAGCTGGCGCAGTGATGGGGTTCCCGGTGTGACACAAAAGCAGATCGAGGCGGGTGAGAGTTATGTCTATCGCTTCAAGGCCGAGCGTATAGGGACGCTTTGGTATCACTGCCATGTCAACGTCAACGAACACGTGGGCGTGCGTGGCATGTGGGGTCCGTTGATCGTGGATCCCAAAAATCCACTGCCCATTGAGAAGCGGGTGACCAAGGATGTGATCATGATGATGAGTACCTGGGAATCATCGGTCGCTGACAAGTATGGTGAGGGTGGTACGCCCATGGATGTGGCGGATTATTTTTCCGTCAATGGAAAATCATTTCCCTTGACGCAACCGCTACGCATCAAGAAAGGCGACGTAGTAAGAATACGCTTCTTCGGTGCCGGCGGTGCGGTCCATTCAATGCACAGTCATGGTCATGACATGCTGGTCACTCATAAGGACGGCCTGCCCCTTGATAATCCTTACTATGCCGACACGGTTTTGCTGGGGCCGGGTGAGCGGTATGACGTCATCATAGAGGCCGACAATCCGGGCCGCTTCATCTTTCATGATCATGTTGATGCCCATGTGACCGCGGGCGGCAAGCACCCTGGTGGACCCATCACCATTATCGAATATGACGGGGTGGAAATGGATGACTGGTATGTCTGGAAAGACAAACAGTACGACCCGAATTTTTTCTACAGCGAGTCGCTGAAAAAAGGTTACGGCATGTTTGATCATTCCGGTTTCAAGGGAAAGGCCGCTTCACGCGGGTTGCGTGGGAGGTAG